In a genomic window of Stakelama saccharophila:
- a CDS encoding N-acetylmuramoyl-L-alanine amidase family protein, whose protein sequence is MRGNTGGGVGGGKALPDARQIPAAVPTAPLDRASKAGLPGEPRWRATGPFIMLFGWTGKVARRHSVGVGFLLLILASWMGGAPAWTSAVEDIRIAPDRIVIRFDGRVADARSFLRSGAERTVADGGGASSGVASHTAGVTARVRRVVHGPDSARIVFDLSRPAIVTGGSFGADGRTLTLSLRNVGDADFHHAVARGRAHSLPDFAFGHRRSAPSITMDVPPVRDDGSLPRIYGAAAGRPLVVIDAGHGGHDPGAIGVDGLREKNVTLKIAEAIKAELIRSGRVRVALTRESDRFLPLRRRYAIARRLHAGLFLSIHCDSAANPDATGATAYTLSEVASDKEAARLAARENKADVIAGVDLDRQSADISSILIDLTQRQTMNASAGFARLLGREAEPLIRTKDDFHRMASLMVLKAPDMPSILFEAGYISNEDDAAMLASAAGRKHIARAIREAVDIHFARQLASR, encoded by the coding sequence TTGCGCGGCAACACTGGCGGGGGCGTCGGCGGCGGCAAGGCGCTGCCGGACGCCCGGCAAATCCCCGCCGCCGTGCCGACCGCGCCGCTTGACCGCGCCTCGAAGGCAGGACTGCCGGGCGAGCCTCGTTGGCGGGCAACCGGACCGTTCATCATGCTTTTTGGCTGGACCGGCAAGGTTGCGAGGCGGCATAGCGTCGGTGTGGGTTTCCTGTTGCTGATTCTGGCGAGCTGGATGGGCGGAGCGCCGGCCTGGACGTCGGCGGTCGAGGATATCCGGATCGCGCCCGATCGCATCGTGATCCGGTTCGACGGGCGCGTCGCCGATGCCCGTTCCTTTCTCCGGTCGGGGGCGGAACGGACCGTGGCCGACGGCGGCGGTGCGTCCTCCGGCGTCGCGTCGCATACCGCCGGGGTAACCGCGCGCGTGCGCCGGGTGGTCCATGGGCCGGATTCGGCGCGAATCGTGTTCGACCTTTCGCGCCCGGCGATCGTCACCGGCGGCAGCTTCGGCGCCGATGGCCGCACCCTGACGCTGAGCCTCCGCAATGTCGGCGACGCCGATTTCCATCATGCCGTCGCGCGGGGGCGGGCACATTCTCTGCCGGATTTCGCATTCGGGCATCGCCGCTCCGCGCCCTCGATAACGATGGATGTGCCGCCGGTGCGCGATGACGGATCGCTGCCACGCATCTACGGCGCTGCCGCCGGACGCCCGCTGGTGGTGATCGACGCCGGGCATGGCGGCCACGATCCGGGCGCGATCGGTGTCGACGGGCTGCGCGAGAAGAACGTGACGTTGAAGATCGCCGAAGCGATCAAGGCGGAACTCATCCGTTCCGGCCGGGTGCGCGTCGCACTGACGCGCGAGAGCGACCGATTCCTGCCGCTGCGCCGGCGTTATGCGATCGCGCGCCGGCTGCATGCCGGCCTGTTCCTTTCCATCCATTGCGACAGCGCCGCCAATCCCGACGCGACGGGTGCGACCGCCTACACCCTGTCGGAAGTCGCCTCCGACAAGGAGGCGGCCCGGCTGGCGGCACGCGAGAACAAGGCCGACGTCATCGCCGGCGTCGACCTCGATCGGCAGAGTGCGGACATCTCTTCGATCCTGATCGACCTTACCCAGCGTCAGACCATGAACGCATCCGCCGGCTTCGCCCGGCTGCTGGGGCGCGAGGCTGAGCCGCTCATCCGCACCAAGGACGATTTTCATCGCATGGCCTCGCTGATGGTGCTCAAGGCGCCGGACATGCCTTCCATCCTGTTCGAGGCAGGCTATATCTCCAACGAGGACGATGCCGCGATGCTGGCTTCCGCCGCGGGGCGCAAGCATATCGCCAGGGCGATCCGGGAGGCGGTGGACATCCACTTCGCCAGACAGCTCGCCTCGCGCTGA
- a CDS encoding penicillin-binding protein 1A — MSESEASGFNISLKREMQGIRSEFRAVRKRWWFKVLAWLAVLAGLGAFALWLFIARDLPSVQQLKAYEPPLPTNVRAIDGEPVHSYARERRIVLSYDEYPPLLVKAYLAAEDRTFFQHHGVDIPGIASAMWTNITHSGRPVGASTITQQVAKNLLLTNRVSYVRKAKEAILAWRIEDALTKQQILELYLNQIFLGRNAYGVEAASQAYFDKDLDQLSLAQMAYLAILPKGPANYDPERHTERALSRRNWVLGEMRRNDFITEAQYREAVDQPLGAVSRRMPRYDRVGGYFIEAVRRQLVDEFGETAEDGPHSVYAGGLWVRTSLDPELQRYAQKALRDGLIRFDRGRGWSGPIRETDLEADGDWRGTLLGTNVGTDYDDWDVAIVIDKADGSARIGFADGRIADLPRGNATMPVRGKGGTAFAALKRGDVIAVSPAGDDYRLQSIPRVSGGMVVEDPSSGRVMAMQGGFDSRIQAFNRAIQAERQPGSTIKPIVYSAALEQGMTPATIIMDAPFCVEQGAGLGRKCFRNFGNEGAAGPRTMRWGIEQSRNLMTVRAAQRTGIEHVVDMIHRLGVSEKKLPPYLSYALGAGTTTVMRMVNAYSIIANHGQALTPTLVDYVQDRQGKVIWPKNWRPCERCNAPDWDGKAMPRPVTRSRQLMDPITAYQMVHITEGVIQRGTGRRLRSLDRPMIGKTGTTTGPTDTWFIGGTPQMIGGLYVGYDNPRPMGHYAQGATVAAPIFQAFAEKALEDLPKLAFRAPHGTRMVKINRITGKPVFGAWPTDAIKAPVIWEAFKPESEPRRRAREQEDEAPEPAKRAPERRQRESDDSDFLQRQGGIY; from the coding sequence ATGAGCGAGAGTGAAGCGTCCGGGTTCAACATCAGTCTGAAGCGCGAAATGCAGGGGATTCGCAGCGAATTCCGCGCGGTGCGCAAGCGCTGGTGGTTCAAGGTTCTGGCTTGGCTGGCCGTGCTCGCGGGGCTGGGGGCGTTCGCCCTGTGGCTCTTCATCGCCCGCGACCTGCCGTCGGTCCAGCAGTTGAAGGCTTATGAGCCGCCGCTGCCGACCAACGTCCGCGCGATCGATGGCGAGCCGGTGCATTCCTATGCGCGCGAGCGCCGGATCGTCCTCAGCTATGACGAGTATCCGCCCTTGCTGGTGAAGGCCTATCTGGCGGCCGAGGACCGGACCTTCTTTCAGCATCACGGCGTCGACATCCCCGGCATCGCCAGCGCGATGTGGACCAATATCACCCATAGCGGCCGCCCGGTCGGCGCTTCGACCATCACCCAGCAGGTGGCGAAGAACCTGCTTCTGACCAATCGCGTCAGCTATGTCCGCAAGGCCAAGGAGGCGATCCTCGCCTGGCGGATCGAGGATGCGCTGACCAAACAGCAGATCCTCGAACTCTATCTCAACCAGATCTTTCTCGGGCGGAACGCCTATGGCGTCGAAGCCGCCAGCCAGGCCTATTTCGACAAGGATCTCGATCAGCTTTCGCTGGCGCAGATGGCCTATCTGGCGATCCTGCCCAAGGGGCCGGCCAATTACGATCCGGAACGGCATACCGAACGTGCGCTGTCGCGGCGCAACTGGGTGCTGGGGGAGATGCGGCGCAACGACTTCATCACCGAAGCGCAGTACCGCGAGGCGGTGGACCAGCCGCTGGGCGCCGTCAGCCGGCGCATGCCGCGCTACGATCGGGTCGGCGGCTATTTCATCGAGGCGGTGCGGCGCCAGCTCGTCGATGAATTCGGCGAGACGGCGGAGGACGGACCGCACAGCGTCTATGCCGGCGGTCTGTGGGTGCGGACCTCGCTCGACCCCGAACTCCAGCGATATGCGCAGAAGGCGCTGCGTGACGGCCTGATCCGGTTCGATCGCGGCCGCGGCTGGAGCGGCCCGATCCGGGAAACCGACCTGGAGGCGGACGGCGACTGGCGCGGCACCCTGCTCGGCACCAATGTCGGGACCGACTATGACGATTGGGATGTCGCCATCGTCATCGACAAGGCGGATGGATCGGCCCGGATCGGCTTTGCCGACGGCCGTATCGCCGATCTGCCGCGCGGCAATGCGACGATGCCCGTGCGCGGCAAGGGCGGCACCGCCTTCGCGGCGCTGAAGCGCGGGGACGTGATCGCGGTTTCGCCGGCGGGCGACGATTATCGCCTCCAGTCCATTCCCAGGGTTTCCGGCGGCATGGTGGTCGAGGATCCCAGTTCGGGCCGGGTGATGGCGATGCAGGGCGGGTTCGATTCGCGCATTCAGGCGTTCAACCGCGCCATCCAGGCCGAACGCCAGCCTGGTTCCACGATCAAGCCGATCGTCTATTCCGCCGCGCTCGAACAGGGCATGACGCCGGCGACGATCATCATGGACGCGCCATTCTGCGTGGAGCAGGGCGCGGGGCTGGGGCGGAAATGCTTTCGCAACTTCGGCAATGAAGGCGCCGCCGGCCCGCGCACCATGCGGTGGGGCATCGAACAGTCGCGCAACCTGATGACGGTGCGCGCCGCCCAGCGCACGGGCATCGAACACGTCGTCGACATGATTCACCGGCTCGGCGTCAGCGAAAAGAAGCTGCCGCCTTATCTTTCCTACGCGCTGGGTGCGGGCACCACGACCGTCATGCGCATGGTGAACGCCTATTCCATCATCGCCAATCACGGCCAGGCGCTCACCCCGACGCTGGTCGATTATGTCCAGGATCGCCAAGGCAAGGTCATCTGGCCGAAAAACTGGCGGCCGTGCGAACGCTGCAACGCGCCCGACTGGGACGGCAAGGCGATGCCGCGTCCGGTCACCCGCTCGCGCCAGCTCATGGACCCCATCACCGCCTATCAGATGGTGCATATCACCGAAGGCGTGATCCAGCGCGGCACCGGGCGGCGGCTGCGCAGCCTCGATCGGCCGATGATCGGCAAGACAGGCACCACGACCGGGCCGACCGACACATGGTTCATCGGCGGCACGCCGCAGATGATCGGCGGCCTTTATGTCGGATACGACAATCCGCGGCCGATGGGCCATTATGCGCAGGGCGCGACGGTCGCCGCACCGATCTTCCAGGCATTCGCGGAAAAAGCGCTCGAAGATCTGCCCAAACTCGCCTTCCGCGCGCCGCACGGGACGCGGATGGTGAAGATCAATCGCATCACCGGCAAGCCGGTCTTCGGCGCGTGGCCCACCGATGCGATCAAGGCGCCGGTGATCTGGGAGGCGTTCAAGCCCGAAAGCGAGCCGCGCCGCCGCGCCCGCGAACAGGAAGACGAAGCGCCGGAGCCGGCCAAACGGGCGCCGGAGCGCAGGCAGCGGGAGTCCGACGACAGCGACTTCTTGCAAAGACAGGGCGGAATCTACTAG
- the prfB gene encoding peptide chain release factor 2, producing the protein MRAEAQAHLDRIDAAVALLRRFLDWDKALRRLDELNARVEDQALWDDPKQAQEVMRERQRLDAAISSTREIAVERDDTAELIEMAEAEGDQAMADEGVAALQALAERAEKDKVQALLAGEADANDTYLEIHAGAGGTESQDWAEMLQRMYQRWAERRGMKVELVDYHAGEQAGIKSATLLLKGENAYGYAKTESGVHRLVRISPYDSSARRHTSFSSVWVYPVIDDDIDVEVNDSDLRIDTYRASGAGGQHINTTDSAVRITHLPTGIVVACQNQRSQHKNRAEAMKQLKARLYEAELRRREEEADAVNACKSDIGWGHQIRSYVLQPYQLVKDLRTGVTSTSPSDVLDGDLDPFMAAALSQRVTGETVEVEDVD; encoded by the coding sequence ATGCGCGCCGAAGCGCAGGCTCATTTGGACAGGATCGACGCGGCCGTGGCGCTGCTCAGGCGTTTTCTCGACTGGGACAAGGCGCTGCGCCGGCTGGACGAACTCAACGCGCGGGTCGAAGACCAGGCGCTGTGGGACGATCCGAAGCAGGCGCAGGAAGTGATGCGTGAGCGCCAGCGCCTGGATGCCGCCATTTCCAGCACGCGCGAGATCGCGGTGGAGCGGGACGATACCGCGGAGCTGATCGAAATGGCAGAGGCCGAGGGCGATCAGGCGATGGCGGACGAAGGCGTCGCGGCGCTGCAGGCGCTGGCCGAGCGCGCGGAGAAGGACAAGGTGCAGGCCCTGCTCGCCGGCGAGGCGGATGCCAACGACACCTATCTGGAAATCCACGCCGGCGCCGGCGGAACGGAAAGCCAGGACTGGGCCGAGATGCTGCAGCGCATGTATCAGCGCTGGGCCGAGCGGCGCGGGATGAAGGTCGAACTGGTCGACTATCATGCCGGCGAACAGGCGGGCATCAAGTCGGCGACGCTGCTGCTGAAGGGCGAGAACGCCTATGGTTATGCCAAGACCGAAAGCGGCGTGCACCGGCTGGTGCGCATCTCGCCCTATGACAGCTCGGCCCGGCGGCATACGAGCTTTTCCAGCGTCTGGGTCTATCCCGTCATCGACGACGATATCGACGTGGAGGTCAACGACAGCGATCTTCGCATCGATACCTATCGCGCGAGCGGCGCGGGCGGGCAGCACATCAACACCACCGATTCGGCGGTCCGCATCACCCATCTGCCGACCGGCATCGTCGTCGCCTGCCAGAACCAACGTTCGCAGCACAAGAACCGGGCCGAGGCGATGAAGCAGCTCAAGGCCCGCCTCTACGAAGCCGAACTGCGCCGGCGCGAGGAAGAGGCCGACGCCGTCAACGCGTGCAAGTCGGACATCGGCTGGGGGCACCAGATCCGGTCCTATGTGCTGCAACCCTATCAACTCGTGAAGGACCTGCGCACAGGTGTCACGTCGACCAGCCCGTCCGACGTGCTCGACGGCGACCTCGATCCCTTCATGGCGGCGGCTCTGTCGCAGCGCGTGACGGGGGAGACCGTCGAGGTGGAGGACGTCGACTGA
- a CDS encoding class I SAM-dependent methyltransferase produces MRLRPALLIAFAALPPLAACDGGPPRVPQHNSEDVGEFPAADRPVASIVSSRWSNEEARDRLNEAGEVMDKAGIKPGMTVADIGAGEGYYTIRLSKRVGPDGRVLAEDIVPEVRDALAQRVARERLDNVSVRLGKAQDPKLPENSFDRILMVHMYHEIESPYEFLWRIRPSLRADGQVIVVDADRETRNHGTPPALLKCEFAAVGYELVRFEDMPSAGGYMAAFRARGGRPAPEVIRPCRLASHVGNSGGSARPPES; encoded by the coding sequence ATGCGCCTGCGCCCGGCGTTGCTGATCGCGTTCGCGGCGCTGCCGCCGCTGGCGGCCTGCGACGGCGGTCCTCCGCGGGTGCCGCAACACAATAGCGAGGATGTCGGCGAATTTCCCGCCGCCGACCGGCCGGTCGCCAGCATCGTTTCCAGCCGATGGTCGAACGAGGAGGCCCGCGACCGGCTGAACGAGGCCGGTGAGGTAATGGACAAGGCCGGCATCAAGCCGGGCATGACGGTCGCAGACATCGGCGCGGGCGAGGGCTATTACACCATCCGCCTGTCGAAGCGCGTCGGCCCGGACGGCCGCGTGCTGGCGGAGGACATCGTGCCGGAGGTGCGCGATGCGCTCGCCCAGCGCGTGGCGCGCGAGCGGCTCGACAATGTCAGTGTGCGACTGGGGAAGGCGCAGGACCCGAAGCTGCCGGAAAACAGCTTCGACCGGATCCTGATGGTCCACATGTATCACGAGATCGAGTCGCCCTACGAATTTCTCTGGCGGATTCGGCCTTCGCTCCGCGCCGACGGGCAGGTGATCGTGGTCGACGCCGACCGCGAGACGCGCAATCACGGCACGCCGCCGGCGCTGCTCAAATGCGAATTCGCCGCGGTGGGGTACGAACTCGTGCGATTCGAGGACATGCCCTCGGCCGGCGGCTACATGGCCGCGTTCCGGGCGCGGGGCGGGCGGCCGGCGCCCGAGGTGATCCGCCCCTGTCGCCTGGCGAGCCATGTCGGCAATAGTGGCGGAAGCGCCCGCCCGCCCGAAAGCTGA
- a CDS encoding thymidylate synthase, whose product MRQYLDLMQRALDHGAEQSDRTGVGTRSVFGHQMRFDLAEGFPVLTTKKLHLRSIIVELLWFLRGDTNVRWLQDRKVSIWNEWADENGDLGPVYGKQWRDWQAADGRHIDQIAELIDTIRATPASRRQIVTAWNPGELHAMALSPCHCLFQTHVANGKLSLQLYQRSADIFLGVPFNIASYALLTHMLAQQCDLDVGEFIWTGGDCHLYSNHLDQARQQLSRAPGPLPRLEILCRPAAIDSYEYEDFVLHGYEAQPHIKAPVAV is encoded by the coding sequence ATGCGGCAATATCTCGACCTGATGCAGCGTGCGCTCGACCACGGCGCAGAACAGTCCGACCGGACCGGCGTCGGCACGCGGTCCGTCTTCGGCCACCAGATGCGCTTCGATCTGGCCGAAGGATTCCCGGTGCTGACCACCAAGAAGCTTCACCTGCGCTCGATCATCGTCGAGCTTTTGTGGTTTCTGCGCGGCGACACCAATGTCCGCTGGCTGCAGGACCGGAAAGTCAGCATCTGGAACGAATGGGCCGACGAAAACGGCGATCTCGGCCCGGTCTATGGCAAGCAATGGCGCGACTGGCAGGCCGCCGACGGGCGCCATATCGACCAGATCGCCGAACTGATCGACACGATCCGGGCGACCCCTGCGTCGCGCCGGCAGATCGTCACCGCCTGGAATCCGGGCGAGCTGCACGCCATGGCGCTCAGCCCGTGCCACTGCCTGTTTCAGACGCATGTCGCGAACGGCAAGCTCAGCCTGCAGCTCTACCAGCGCTCGGCGGACATCTTCCTCGGCGTACCGTTCAATATCGCCTCCTACGCGCTTCTCACCCACATGCTCGCCCAGCAATGCGATCTGGATGTCGGCGAGTTCATCTGGACCGGCGGCGACTGCCACCTCTATTCCAACCATCTCGACCAGGCCCGCCAACAGCTCAGCCGCGCGCCCGGCCCGTTGCCGCGCCTGGAAATCCTGTGCAGGCCCGCAGCGATCGATTCCTACGAATATGAGGATTTCGTGCTCCACGGTTACGAAGCGCAGCCGCACATCAAGGCACCGGTGGCGGTTTGA
- a CDS encoding dihydrofolate reductase, with protein MITFFLARADNGVIGKDGDLPWHIPADLKRFKAMTMGKPLVMGRKTFESFPSLLKGRRHIVLTRDRDWQAPGAEVAHRPEDALALAGEGEVAVIGGAEIFAIYRDRADRVELTEVHCAPAGDATVPAFDAAAWRETVREDHLAEGERPAFSFVTLERR; from the coding sequence ATGATCACCTTCTTTCTGGCACGTGCCGACAATGGCGTGATCGGCAAGGACGGGGACTTGCCCTGGCATATCCCCGCCGACCTGAAGCGGTTCAAGGCCATGACCATGGGCAAGCCGCTCGTCATGGGGCGCAAGACCTTCGAGAGTTTCCCCAGCCTGCTCAAGGGGCGGCGCCATATCGTTCTGACGCGCGATCGCGACTGGCAGGCGCCGGGGGCCGAGGTCGCGCACAGGCCGGAGGACGCGTTGGCGCTGGCGGGCGAGGGCGAGGTCGCGGTGATCGGCGGCGCGGAGATCTTCGCCATCTATCGCGACCGGGCCGATCGCGTCGAACTGACGGAGGTTCACTGCGCGCCGGCCGGCGACGCGACCGTACCCGCCTTCGATGCCGCCGCGTGGCGCGAAACTGTCCGTGAGGACCATTTGGCGGAAGGCGAGCGCCCCGCGTTCAGCTTCGTTACGCTGGAACGGCGCTGA
- a CDS encoding bifunctional riboflavin kinase/FAD synthetase produces MKRLDGGSAVPPELRGGIVALGNFDGFHLGHQAVAGRAISWAKTQGRPAIVATFDPHPVRYFRPDAPPFRLTTLDQRQRLFAEAGADAMLVFHFDADLAGLPARAFARTRLVDRIGVGGVVTGDDFTFGKGRDGDVSVLHALGEELGFGVATVSPVADDGDIVSSSRIRELLKQGRPRDAAALLTRPFAIEGVVEPGAKLGRELGFPTANIRLVNYLRPRFGIYAVRGRLPDGRIVDGAANLGIRPSFDPPVELLEPYFFDFSGDLYGQTIEVELIEYLREEEKFDDLEALKARMADDCERAQKVLASI; encoded by the coding sequence ATGAAACGGCTTGACGGCGGCTCGGCGGTTCCGCCCGAACTGCGCGGCGGCATCGTCGCACTCGGCAATTTCGACGGATTCCATCTCGGCCACCAGGCGGTGGCGGGCCGCGCGATCTCATGGGCGAAGACGCAAGGCCGGCCGGCGATCGTCGCGACCTTCGATCCGCATCCGGTACGGTATTTCAGGCCCGACGCGCCGCCGTTCCGCCTCACCACGCTCGACCAGCGCCAGCGCCTGTTCGCCGAAGCGGGGGCGGACGCGATGCTGGTCTTCCACTTCGATGCAGATCTTGCCGGCCTGCCCGCGCGCGCGTTCGCGCGAACGCGGCTGGTCGACAGGATCGGCGTCGGCGGCGTGGTCACGGGCGACGACTTCACCTTCGGCAAGGGGCGCGACGGCGACGTGTCGGTGCTCCACGCGCTGGGCGAGGAGCTGGGTTTCGGCGTCGCTACCGTGTCTCCCGTCGCCGATGATGGCGACATCGTCTCCTCCAGCCGCATCCGCGAATTGCTGAAGCAGGGCCGACCGCGCGATGCAGCGGCGCTTCTTACCCGGCCCTTCGCCATCGAGGGCGTGGTCGAGCCCGGCGCGAAGCTGGGTCGCGAACTGGGCTTTCCCACCGCCAATATCCGCCTGGTCAACTATCTGCGTCCCAGATTCGGCATCTATGCCGTGCGGGGGCGCCTACCCGACGGGCGCATCGTCGATGGCGCGGCGAATCTCGGCATCCGCCCCAGCTTCGACCCGCCGGTAGAGTTGCTGGAACCCTATTTCTTCGACTTTTCCGGCGATCTCTACGGGCAGACCATCGAGGTCGAACTCATCGAATATCTGCGCGAGGAAGAAAAGTTCGACGATCTCGAGGCGCTAAAGGCCCGGATGGCCGACGATTGCGAGCGGGCGCAAAAGGTATTGGCGTCGATATAA